From one Bacteroidales bacterium genomic stretch:
- a CDS encoding 50S ribosomal protein L18 has translation MALSKRERRNRIKLRIRNKIIGTQECPRMTVFRSNKNISVQIINDTEGKTLVSTSSLIKEISEKKDINKIKQAEEVGKLIAKIAIEKGIKTVVFDRNGCLYHGRIKALAEAARKGGIKF, from the coding sequence ATGGCTTTATCTAAGCGTGAAAGAAGAAATAGAATTAAATTAAGAATTCGAAACAAAATTATTGGAACTCAGGAATGTCCAAGAATGACTGTATTCAGAAGTAATAAGAATATTTCGGTACAAATTATTAATGATACAGAGGGTAAAACTTTAGTTTCTACATCTTCTCTTATAAAAGAAATATCTGAAAAAAAAGATATTAATAAAATCAAACAAGCAGAAGAGGTAGGAAAATTAATTGCAAAAATTGCAATAGAAAAAGGAATAAAAACAGTTGTTTTTGACAGAAATGGGTGTTTATATCATGGCAGAATTAAAGCATTGGCTGAAGCTGCTCGAAAAGGAGGTATTAAATTTTAA
- the rplF gene encoding 50S ribosomal protein L6 produces MSRIGKLPVEIPEGVNVTINKDNLVEVKGALGELKQQIDKEIKVSVEKNQVIVTRPSEQKRHKSLHGLYRALIYNMVEGVSKGYTVQQELVGVGYKAEAKGQILELALGYSHSVFIELPPEISIETKTERRSNPIITLKSIDKQLLGHVAAKIRSLRKPEPYKGKGIKFVGEQLRRKAGKAAAV; encoded by the coding sequence ATGTCAAGAATCGGAAAATTACCTGTTGAGATACCTGAAGGTGTTAATGTTACAATTAATAAAGATAATTTAGTCGAAGTTAAAGGTGCTCTTGGTGAATTAAAACAACAAATTGATAAAGAAATAAAAGTATCAGTTGAAAAAAACCAAGTGATAGTAACACGTCCATCAGAACAAAAAAGGCATAAATCATTACATGGTTTATACAGAGCATTAATTTACAATATGGTAGAGGGTGTATCAAAGGGTTATACAGTTCAACAAGAATTAGTTGGTGTCGGTTACAAGGCAGAAGCAAAAGGACAAATATTAGAACTTGCTCTTGGTTATTCACATTCTGTTTTTATTGAATTACCACCGGAAATTAGCATTGAAACAAAAACTGAACGTAGAAGCAATCCAATAATTACTTTAAAAAGCATTGACAAACAATTATTGGGGCATGTAGCTGCAAAAATTCGTTCACTAAGAAAACCTGAGCCATATAAAGGAAAAGGTATTAAATTTGTTGGTGAACAGCTAAGAAGAAAAGCAGGAAAAGCAGCTGCAGTTTAA
- the rpsH gene encoding 30S ribosomal protein S8, with translation MTDPIADYLTRIRNGILAKHKVIEIPASNIKKDMTKILYDKGYILKYKFEDDDLQGKIKIALKYDKITKNPVIKSLERISKPGLRKYVGIDDIPRVLNGLGIAILSTSHGVITDKEARKKKIGGEVLCYIY, from the coding sequence ATGACAGATCCTATTGCAGATTATTTAACACGAATAAGAAATGGTATTCTTGCTAAACATAAAGTAATTGAAATACCTGCTTCAAATATTAAGAAAGATATGACCAAAATATTATATGATAAAGGTTATATCTTAAAATATAAATTTGAAGATGATGATTTACAAGGAAAAATAAAAATAGCCTTAAAATATGATAAGATAACAAAAAACCCTGTTATTAAATCATTAGAAAGAATTAGTAAGCCCGGGTTAAGAAAATATGTTGGAATAGACGACATCCCAAGAGTTCTTAATGGACTTGGAATAGCAATATTATCAACATCTCACGGTGTTATAACTGATAAAGAAGCTAGGAAAAAGAAAATTGGTGGTGAAGTTTTATGTTATATTTATTAA
- the rpsN gene encoding 30S ribosomal protein S14, whose amino-acid sequence MAKESMKARELKRQKLVAKYAEKRAKLKAEGDYMALSKLPKNASPVRLHNRCKITGRPRGYMRQFGISRISFREMALSGLIPGVKKASW is encoded by the coding sequence ATGGCAAAAGAATCAATGAAAGCCCGTGAGCTTAAACGACAAAAATTAGTTGCTAAATATGCCGAAAAAAGAGCAAAATTAAAAGCCGAAGGTGATTATATGGCATTGAGTAAATTGCCAAAAAATGCTTCTCCTGTTAGATTACATAACAGATGTAAAATTACAGGCAGACCAAGAGGTTATATGAGGCAATTCGGAATAAGTAGAATATCTTTTAGAGAAATGGCTTTGTCAGGATTAATTCCTGGTGTAAAAAAAGCAAGTTGGTAA
- the rplE gene encoding 50S ribosomal protein L5 produces the protein MDYVPNLNKKYKEEIIPALKKEFNYKSVMQVPKLEKIVINQGVGKAVADKKLIDTATKELTNIAGQKVVQCLSKKDISNFKLRKKMPIGIKVTLRKNNMYEFLERLIAVSLPRIRDFRGVKDKFDGKGNYTMGITEQIIFPEIDIDKMSTILGMDITFVTSAKTDEEGYALLREFGLPFKNIKK, from the coding sequence ATGGACTATGTACCAAATTTGAATAAAAAATATAAAGAAGAAATAATTCCTGCACTAAAAAAGGAATTTAACTATAAAAGTGTAATGCAAGTTCCAAAACTTGAAAAAATTGTTATTAATCAAGGTGTTGGAAAAGCAGTTGCTGACAAAAAATTAATTGATACAGCAACTAAAGAATTAACAAATATAGCCGGACAAAAAGTTGTTCAATGCTTGTCAAAAAAGGATATTTCTAATTTTAAGCTTAGGAAAAAAATGCCTATTGGTATTAAAGTTACTCTTAGAAAAAATAATATGTATGAATTTTTAGAGAGATTAATTGCTGTTTCATTACCAAGGATACGTGATTTTAGAGGAGTTAAAGATAAATTTGATGGTAAAGGAAATTACACAATGGGTATTACAGAACAAATAATTTTTCCTGAAATAGATATTGATAAAATGAGTACTATTTTAGGAATGGACATTACTTTTGTTACATCAGCAAAAACCGATGAGGAAGGTTATGCTCTCTTAAGAGAATTTGGTTTACCGTTTAAAAACATTAAAAAGTAA
- the rplX gene encoding 50S ribosomal protein L24 yields MQKKLHIKKGDTVIVITGEYKGQKGKVLEIIKKNQRAIIEGINMISKHTKPNSTNPQGGIIKKEAPVHISNLLNVDPSSGKHTRIGRRLNKNNKLVKYSKKSGEEIK; encoded by the coding sequence ATGCAAAAAAAATTACATATTAAAAAAGGGGATACCGTAATAGTTATTACAGGTGAGTACAAAGGACAAAAAGGAAAAGTCCTTGAAATCATAAAAAAAAACCAAAGGGCTATTATTGAAGGTATTAATATGATATCAAAACATACAAAACCCAATTCGACAAACCCACAAGGAGGAATAATAAAAAAAGAAGCTCCTGTTCATATTTCTAATTTATTAAATGTAGATCCTTCCAGTGGAAAACATACAAGAATTGGTAGAAGATTAAATAAGAACAATAAACTGGTAAAATATTCAAAAAAATCAGGGGAGGAAATTAAGTAA
- the rplN gene encoding 50S ribosomal protein L14 — protein MIQKESRLLVADNSGAKEVLCINVLGGTGKRYASIGDKIIVTVKSAIPSGEIKKGTVVTAVVVRTKKEIRRTDGSYIRFDDNAVVLLTPQDEMRGTRIFGPVARELRDKYMKIVSLAPEVL, from the coding sequence ATGATACAAAAGGAAAGTAGATTATTAGTTGCAGATAATAGTGGCGCAAAAGAAGTATTATGTATTAATGTTCTTGGTGGAACAGGAAAAAGATATGCTTCAATTGGCGATAAAATAATTGTTACTGTAAAAAGTGCTATTCCATCAGGAGAAATAAAAAAAGGCACAGTAGTAACAGCTGTAGTTGTCAGAACAAAAAAGGAAATAAGAAGAACGGATGGTTCATATATTCGTTTTGACGATAATGCTGTTGTTTTATTAACCCCTCAGGATGAAATGAGAGGAACAAGAATATTTGGTCCGGTTGCCAGAGAGTTAAGAGATAAATATATGAAAATTGTATCACTTGCTCCAGAAGTATTATAA
- the rpsQ gene encoding 30S ribosomal protein S17, whose translation MEKENKNRNIRKERIGVVVSNKMEKSIIVAIKRKVKHPIYGKFVNKTTKIAAHDETNTCNEGDTVKIMETKPLSKTKSWRLVEIIERVK comes from the coding sequence ATGGAAAAAGAAAATAAAAATAGGAATATAAGAAAAGAACGTATTGGTGTTGTTGTAAGTAATAAAATGGAAAAATCAATTATTGTTGCTATTAAAAGAAAAGTTAAACATCCTATATATGGTAAATTTGTTAATAAAACTACCAAAATAGCTGCACATGACGAAACTAATACGTGTAATGAAGGTGATACGGTTAAAATAATGGAAACAAAACCATTAAGTAAAACAAAAAGCTGGAGATTAGTTGAAATTATTGAAAGAGTTAAATAA
- the rpmC gene encoding 50S ribosomal protein L29 has translation MKNSEIKELTTKEIIEQIEDEKLILVRQRLNHAVSPLDNPNKIVETKRNVARLMTELKQRTINQNVEK, from the coding sequence ATGAAAAATTCAGAAATCAAAGAATTAACAACAAAGGAAATTATTGAACAAATTGAAGACGAAAAATTAATATTAGTGCGTCAAAGATTAAATCATGCAGTTTCACCTTTAGATAACCCTAATAAAATTGTTGAAACTAAACGAAATGTTGCAAGGTTAATGACTGAGTTAAAACAAAGAACAATTAACCAAAATGTTGAAAAATAA